Proteins co-encoded in one Methylobacterium sp. WL1 genomic window:
- a CDS encoding DUF167 family protein, whose protein sequence is MGSVRLVVRLTPRGGRDAADGWARDEKGQPYLKARVSAPPVDGAANAALEKMIAKALKIGRSSVRIAAGDQSRLKILEIEGIAQADLDRIFGVPE, encoded by the coding sequence ATGGGGTCCGTTCGGCTCGTGGTCCGCCTCACGCCGCGCGGCGGGCGCGATGCGGCGGATGGCTGGGCGCGGGATGAGAAGGGCCAGCCTTACCTGAAGGCGCGGGTGTCCGCGCCGCCGGTCGATGGCGCGGCCAACGCGGCGCTGGAAAAGATGATCGCCAAAGCGCTGAAAATCGGCCGCAGTTCGGTCCGGATCGCTGCCGGCGATCAAAGCCGGCTCAAGATCCTGGAGATCGAAGGCATAGCCCAGGCCGATCTCGATCGTATCTTCGGGGTGCCCGAGTAG
- a CDS encoding 3-keto-5-aminohexanoate cleavage protein — translation MASQRKVIITCAVTGAIHTPSMSPHLPVTPEEIADAAIGAAEAGAAIIHLHARNPETGQPDQSPEAFAKFLPVIKQRSGCVVNITTGGAPTMSIEERVRPAATFQPEVASLNLGSMNFGLFGMLDRFKDLKHQWERDYLGNKDIIFRNTFGQIEHILTTCGPNGTRFEFECYDTAHLYNLKYFFDRGLVKAPLFIQTVFGLQGGIGAHPDDVMHMKRTADRLFGDQYRWSVLGAGRNQMNIAAMAAAMGGNVRVGLEDSLWDGPGKLAETNAAQVRRVRSIIEGLGLEIASPDEAREMLSLKGGDKVAF, via the coding sequence ATGGCCTCACAGCGGAAAGTCATCATCACCTGCGCCGTCACCGGCGCGATCCACACGCCCAGCATGTCGCCGCACCTGCCGGTGACGCCGGAGGAGATCGCCGACGCTGCGATCGGCGCTGCCGAAGCCGGGGCGGCGATCATCCACCTGCACGCCCGCAACCCCGAGACCGGTCAGCCCGACCAGTCGCCGGAGGCCTTCGCCAAGTTCCTGCCGGTGATCAAGCAGCGCTCGGGCTGCGTCGTGAACATCACCACCGGCGGCGCGCCGACCATGTCGATCGAGGAGCGGGTCCGCCCAGCCGCGACCTTCCAGCCGGAGGTCGCGTCGCTCAACCTCGGCTCGATGAATTTCGGCCTGTTCGGCATGCTCGACCGCTTCAAGGACCTGAAGCACCAGTGGGAGCGGGATTACCTCGGCAACAAGGACATCATCTTCCGCAACACGTTCGGCCAGATCGAGCACATCCTCACCACCTGCGGCCCGAACGGCACGCGGTTCGAGTTCGAGTGCTACGACACGGCCCATCTCTACAATCTCAAATACTTCTTCGATCGCGGGCTGGTGAAGGCGCCGCTGTTCATCCAGACCGTGTTCGGCCTGCAGGGCGGCATTGGCGCGCATCCCGACGACGTGATGCACATGAAGCGCACCGCCGACCGGCTCTTCGGCGATCAGTACCGCTGGTCGGTGCTGGGCGCCGGCCGCAACCAGATGAACATCGCCGCCATGGCGGCCGCAATGGGCGGCAACGTCCGCGTCGGCCTGGAAGACAGCCTCTGGGACGGCCCCGGCAAGCTCGCGGAAACCAACGCCGCCCAGGTCCGCCGCGTCCGCTCGATCATCGAGGGGCTGGGGCTGGAGATCGCCTCGCCCGACGAGGCCCGCGAGATGCTGTCGCTGAAGGGCGGGGACAAGGTCGCGTTCTGA
- a CDS encoding 3-hydroxyacyl-CoA dehydrogenase — protein sequence MTESVAIVGAGLIGRAWAMIFARAGWNVRLFDTADRVAEAAIPLCAAGLRTLSENGLCPDPEAASSRIRAPNGLGACLDGVGFVQENGPERLDVKQALFAELDALAPPDAIIASSSSAIRCSLFTEGLPGRGRCLIGHPVNPPHLIPLVEISGAPWTDAAVLERARATYERIGQVPITVLKEIEGFILNRLQGALLAEAFRLASEGYVTPQDLDKTVADGLGLRWSFMGPFETIELNAPGGIADYCARYTGFYKSLAADPAPPSVYEAPATQAILANWREPADLPARMNRRDARLAALRAHKLSQKD from the coding sequence ATGACCGAGAGCGTCGCGATCGTCGGCGCCGGCCTGATCGGCCGGGCCTGGGCGATGATCTTCGCCCGCGCGGGTTGGAACGTGCGCCTGTTCGATACCGCGGACAGAGTCGCCGAGGCCGCGATCCCGCTCTGCGCCGCAGGCCTGCGGACGCTCTCCGAGAACGGGCTGTGCCCCGATCCAGAGGCGGCGTCCTCCCGTATCCGAGCCCCGAACGGCCTGGGCGCCTGCCTCGACGGCGTCGGTTTCGTTCAGGAGAATGGGCCGGAACGGCTCGATGTGAAGCAGGCCCTGTTCGCGGAACTCGACGCCCTGGCGCCACCGGACGCGATCATCGCCTCCTCATCCTCGGCGATCCGCTGCTCGCTGTTCACCGAGGGGCTTCCCGGACGGGGGCGGTGCCTGATCGGCCATCCCGTGAACCCGCCGCACCTGATTCCGCTGGTGGAGATCTCCGGCGCTCCGTGGACGGATGCCGCGGTGCTGGAGCGCGCCCGGGCGACCTACGAGAGAATCGGACAGGTGCCGATCACCGTCCTGAAGGAGATCGAGGGCTTCATCCTCAACCGGCTCCAGGGCGCATTGCTGGCGGAGGCGTTCCGCCTGGCTTCGGAGGGCTACGTGACCCCGCAGGATCTCGACAAGACCGTTGCGGACGGGCTCGGCCTGCGCTGGAGCTTCATGGGGCCGTTCGAGACGATCGAACTCAACGCCCCTGGCGGCATCGCCGATTACTGCGCGCGCTACACCGGATTCTACAAGAGTCTCGCAGCCGACCCGGCGCCCCCGAGCGTTTACGAGGCACCGGCCACCCAGGCGATCCTGGCGAACTGGCGAGAGCCCGCGGATCTGCCCGCCCGCATGAATCGCCGCGACGCGCGGCTGGCCGCCCTGCGGGCCCACAAGCTTTCACAAAAGGACTGA
- a CDS encoding branched-chain amino acid ABC transporter ATP-binding protein/permease, translating into MSGTAEPLPLAIPQRGLILRESRQLWAALAALIVLPFALDAIGLTLITATDVVIFALAVLGLNILVGWTGLVSFGHGAWFGLGAYAVAILQTRLAPGDMALPLFGALAITGVAALAGGALILRRRGVYFSLLTLAFTAMLYAIAFRWTDLTGGENGIGNLHRWAVLQQPGAYYAAVSGIAFLVLVALWRFRRSPMGTVLVAIRENEQRAGFLGYATNRYKLAAFVISASITGLAGALSAYSHRFTSADPISIAFSGELLAMVVIGGMRSFLGPALGALFYILFREFLSIYTSDWLLYFGLLFVAFIVFSPDGLVGIAARLMRPFRRVPGEGAAMSARRAGASGRVPARFIAEGRSDGAVLVAEDIRKSFGPVAAVRGVSFAVADRTLHALIGPNGAGKTTAFNLLSGMFRPNSGRILLDGREIAGLEPHAITRAGLGRSFQITNLFPGLSVEENIRLAVQARHPAHMNPWRDALRLREIADDTAELLRWTGLAGIEQAEAGSLSYGGQRLLDMGLALATRPRVLLLDEPLAGLAAAERERVGDLIKALSADIPVLLVEHDIDRVFRLADRVSVMADGAVLVDGSVADARDDARVQAVYLGSGTEAIAAKPRASAAASETLLTMAGVDTFYGKSHILNGVDLTVHKGEVVALLGRNGAGKSTLLKTLIGTAPPAAGRIVLGEKDIAGLTPDRIARLGIGYVPQGRALFAGMSVAENLGLGRLRRLTGAGIHWDEDKVLEFFPRLKQRWTVDAARLSGGEQQMVAVARALSGDTRLLLLDEPFEGLSPAVTEELFEAFDRLRREIAIILVDHHLDLALALSDRTVALERGSVQWTGESRLLREDQDLRRKVLWL; encoded by the coding sequence ATGTCCGGAACCGCCGAACCGCTGCCGCTCGCCATCCCTCAGCGCGGCCTGATCCTGCGCGAGAGCCGCCAGCTCTGGGCGGCGCTCGCCGCCCTGATCGTCCTGCCGTTTGCCCTCGACGCGATCGGCCTGACACTGATCACCGCCACCGACGTGGTGATCTTTGCCCTCGCCGTGCTCGGCCTCAACATCTTGGTCGGCTGGACCGGCCTCGTCTCCTTCGGCCACGGGGCGTGGTTCGGGCTCGGCGCCTATGCGGTGGCGATCCTGCAGACCCGCCTAGCGCCGGGCGACATGGCCCTGCCGCTGTTCGGAGCGCTGGCGATCACCGGTGTCGCGGCGCTCGCCGGCGGCGCCCTGATCCTGCGGCGGCGCGGTGTCTACTTCTCCCTGCTGACGCTCGCGTTCACCGCGATGCTGTACGCCATCGCGTTCCGCTGGACGGACCTCACCGGCGGCGAGAATGGCATCGGCAACCTGCACCGCTGGGCGGTGCTGCAGCAGCCCGGCGCCTACTACGCCGCGGTCTCCGGCATCGCCTTCCTGGTTCTCGTCGCGCTCTGGCGCTTCCGGCGCTCGCCGATGGGAACGGTGCTGGTGGCGATCCGCGAGAACGAGCAGCGCGCCGGCTTCCTCGGCTACGCCACCAACCGTTACAAGCTCGCGGCCTTCGTGATCTCGGCGTCGATCACCGGGCTGGCGGGCGCGCTGTCCGCCTACAGCCACCGCTTCACTTCGGCCGACCCGATCTCCATCGCGTTCTCGGGCGAACTGCTCGCCATGGTGGTAATCGGCGGGATGCGCTCGTTCCTGGGGCCTGCCCTCGGGGCCCTGTTCTACATCCTGTTCCGAGAGTTCCTGTCGATCTACACCAGCGACTGGCTGCTGTATTTCGGGCTGCTGTTCGTCGCCTTCATCGTGTTTTCGCCGGATGGGCTCGTGGGGATCGCGGCCCGGCTGATGCGCCCGTTCCGTCGCGTGCCGGGGGAGGGCGCCGCGATGTCGGCCCGCCGCGCCGGTGCCTCGGGCCGCGTCCCCGCCCGGTTCATCGCCGAGGGGCGTTCCGACGGGGCGGTCCTGGTCGCGGAGGATATCCGCAAGAGCTTCGGACCGGTCGCCGCCGTGCGCGGCGTGTCCTTCGCGGTGGCCGACCGGACGCTGCACGCCCTGATCGGCCCGAACGGCGCCGGCAAGACCACGGCGTTCAACCTGCTCTCCGGGATGTTCCGGCCGAATTCCGGGCGGATCCTCCTCGACGGCCGGGAGATCGCCGGGCTCGAGCCCCACGCGATCACCCGGGCCGGCCTCGGCCGCTCGTTCCAGATCACCAACCTATTCCCCGGCCTGTCGGTTGAGGAGAACATCAGGCTCGCCGTCCAGGCCCGCCACCCGGCTCACATGAACCCGTGGCGCGACGCGCTCCGCCTGCGGGAGATCGCCGACGACACGGCCGAGCTGCTGCGCTGGACCGGGCTCGCCGGGATCGAGCAGGCGGAGGCCGGCAGCCTCTCCTACGGAGGGCAGCGGCTCCTCGACATGGGCCTGGCGCTCGCCACGCGTCCGCGGGTCCTGCTGCTGGACGAGCCGCTCGCCGGGCTGGCCGCGGCCGAGCGCGAGCGCGTCGGCGACCTGATCAAGGCGCTCTCCGCCGACATCCCGGTGCTGCTCGTCGAACACGACATCGACCGGGTGTTCCGCCTCGCCGACCGGGTCTCCGTGATGGCGGACGGCGCGGTGCTGGTGGACGGTTCCGTGGCCGATGCCCGGGACGACGCGCGGGTGCAGGCGGTCTACCTCGGCTCCGGGACGGAGGCGATCGCGGCGAAGCCGCGTGCCAGCGCCGCCGCGTCCGAGACGCTGCTGACGATGGCGGGTGTCGACACCTTTTACGGCAAGTCGCACATCCTCAACGGCGTGGACCTGACGGTGCACAAGGGCGAGGTGGTGGCCCTGCTTGGCCGCAACGGCGCCGGCAAGTCGACCCTGCTGAAGACGCTGATCGGCACGGCACCCCCGGCCGCCGGCCGGATCGTCCTCGGCGAGAAGGACATCGCCGGGCTCACGCCGGACCGGATCGCCCGGCTCGGCATCGGCTACGTGCCGCAGGGCCGCGCGCTGTTCGCCGGAATGAGCGTCGCCGAGAATCTGGGTCTGGGCCGGCTGCGGCGCCTCACCGGCGCGGGTATCCATTGGGACGAGGACAAGGTCCTGGAGTTCTTCCCCCGGCTCAAGCAACGCTGGACCGTCGACGCCGCACGCCTGTCCGGCGGCGAGCAGCAGATGGTGGCGGTGGCGCGGGCGCTCTCCGGCGACACGCGCCTCCTCCTGCTCGACGAGCCCTTCGAGGGCCTGTCGCCGGCGGTGACCGAGGAACTGTTCGAGGCGTTCGACCGGCTGCGCCGGGAGATCGCGATCATCCTGGTGGACCACCACCTCGACCTCGCGCTGGCCCTCTCGGACCGGACCGTCGCGCTGGAGCGCGGCAGCGTGCAGTGGACCGGCGAGTCGCGCCTGTTGCGCGAGGACCAGGATCTGAGACGGAAGGTGCTGTGGCTATGA
- a CDS encoding branched-chain amino acid ABC transporter permease — protein MQLVFILEQVLNGLLIGVQYLLIALGLSLIFSLGGIVNLAHGAFYAIGAYLTVVLTPTIGFGGALVASPLLVAVLGLVIERFLLRRFYRGDPTLGLLLTFGLAMVAEQALRMAFGAAPLPYGIPGWLRGQVFIGDLIYSRYRLSILVVALACVGGLWLLLTRTSFGRVVRAGVQNPDMVAALGISLRPYMSAVVTIAVGLAALAGTMMAPVTGVHPAMGAEILTFAFVVVVIGGLGSFWGVVLAALIVGVVRGLTAYAYPPATEAAVYGLMVLVLLLRPRGLFGEQIARFE, from the coding sequence ATGCAGCTCGTCTTCATCCTCGAGCAGGTGCTCAACGGCCTGCTGATCGGCGTCCAGTACCTGCTGATCGCGCTGGGCCTGTCGCTGATCTTCAGCCTCGGCGGGATCGTCAACCTCGCACACGGCGCATTCTACGCCATCGGCGCCTACCTGACCGTGGTGCTGACCCCGACGATCGGCTTCGGCGGAGCGCTCGTCGCCTCGCCGCTGCTGGTGGCCGTTCTCGGCCTCGTGATCGAGCGGTTCCTGCTCCGGCGCTTCTACAGGGGCGACCCGACCCTCGGCCTGCTCTTGACCTTCGGCCTCGCCATGGTGGCCGAGCAGGCCCTGCGCATGGCCTTCGGGGCGGCCCCGCTGCCCTACGGAATCCCGGGTTGGCTGCGGGGCCAGGTGTTCATCGGCGACCTGATCTACTCGCGCTACCGGCTCTCCATCCTGGTGGTGGCGCTCGCCTGCGTCGGCGGCCTGTGGCTGCTCCTGACCCGCACCAGCTTCGGCCGCGTGGTCCGGGCCGGCGTCCAGAACCCCGACATGGTCGCGGCACTCGGCATCTCGCTTCGGCCGTACATGAGCGCGGTGGTGACGATCGCCGTCGGGCTGGCGGCGCTCGCCGGGACCATGATGGCGCCGGTGACCGGGGTTCACCCCGCGATGGGCGCCGAGATCCTCACCTTCGCGTTCGTGGTGGTGGTGATCGGCGGGCTCGGCTCGTTCTGGGGTGTGGTGCTGGCCGCCCTGATCGTCGGCGTGGTCCGGGGGCTCACCGCCTATGCCTACCCGCCCGCGACCGAGGCAGCCGTCTACGGTCTCATGGTGCTCGTCCTGCTGCTGCGCCCGCGCGGCCTGTTCGGCGAGCAGATCGCCCGATTCGAGTGA
- a CDS encoding ABC transporter substrate-binding protein, with product MTDRFGDSLSRRGLLRAGGAALIAPALASPALSQGQADVVRIGHLTPRTGFLGPLGEFAVQAAQLAVEEINAAGGIAGRKVELLAEDSVNPQTASAKAERMVQRDRVACLVGEINSASALAISQVAQREKVLFINTGANSDALRGSDCKRYLFHVEAQNTMMVRAAGRALVEKGLIKGKKVYALTADYAFGHDLLKQAKKFFTANEATLAGEDLIPTELTDFSPFLLKLRQSRPDLVICNLAGAQITNFLKQYSEFGLPFPVAGFGFDTALAWGAGPGNFLGTWPVVWHHRIDSPSAQKFVAAFRAKYKKPPENQGWGDYTAMKIVAQSMNALKSTDSTKIVEYLEKGATFDIAKTREGYFRPWDHELMQEMYAITALPADQVKNPYDIFTATGPLPGSGESLEVLATTRDENACTFPA from the coding sequence ATGACGGATCGGTTCGGGGATTCTCTCTCTCGCCGCGGCCTGCTGCGAGCCGGCGGCGCGGCTCTCATCGCACCGGCGCTCGCCAGCCCGGCCTTGTCCCAGGGGCAGGCGGACGTGGTCCGGATCGGCCACCTGACCCCCCGTACCGGCTTCCTCGGGCCCCTGGGCGAGTTCGCCGTTCAGGCCGCGCAGCTCGCCGTCGAGGAGATCAACGCCGCCGGCGGCATCGCCGGCCGGAAGGTCGAGCTGCTGGCCGAAGACAGCGTCAATCCGCAGACCGCGTCGGCCAAGGCCGAGCGCATGGTCCAGCGCGACCGCGTCGCCTGCCTGGTCGGCGAGATCAACTCCGCCTCGGCTCTGGCGATCAGCCAGGTGGCGCAGCGCGAGAAGGTGCTTTTCATCAACACCGGCGCGAACTCGGACGCGCTGCGCGGTTCCGACTGCAAGCGCTACCTGTTCCACGTGGAGGCGCAGAACACCATGATGGTCCGCGCGGCGGGCCGGGCGCTGGTGGAGAAGGGCCTGATCAAGGGCAAGAAGGTCTACGCGCTGACCGCCGACTACGCGTTCGGTCACGACCTCCTCAAGCAGGCCAAGAAGTTCTTCACCGCGAACGAGGCGACGCTTGCGGGCGAGGACCTGATCCCCACCGAACTCACCGACTTCTCGCCGTTCCTGCTCAAGCTGCGCCAGAGCCGGCCGGACCTCGTGATTTGCAACCTCGCGGGCGCGCAGATCACCAATTTCCTCAAGCAGTACAGCGAGTTCGGATTGCCATTTCCGGTCGCCGGCTTCGGCTTCGATACGGCGTTGGCCTGGGGCGCCGGCCCCGGCAACTTCCTCGGCACCTGGCCGGTGGTGTGGCACCACCGGATCGACTCGCCCTCGGCCCAGAAATTCGTGGCGGCGTTCCGGGCGAAGTACAAGAAGCCGCCGGAGAACCAGGGTTGGGGCGACTACACGGCGATGAAGATCGTCGCCCAATCCATGAACGCGCTGAAGTCGACCGATTCCACCAAGATCGTGGAATACCTGGAGAAGGGTGCGACCTTCGACATCGCCAAGACCCGGGAGGGCTATTTCCGTCCCTGGGACCACGAGCTGATGCAGGAGATGTACGCGATCACCGCGCTTCCGGCGGACCAGGTGAAGAACCCCTACGACATCTTCACGGCGACCGGGCCGCTGCCCGGTTCCGGCGAAAGCCTGGAGGTGCTCGCCACCACCCGCGACGAGAACGCCTGCACCTTCCCGGCGTGA
- a CDS encoding GntR family transcriptional regulator, producing the protein MSSMSALAELPQLERRTLADTAYEALSDLLASGRLAPGDRLSLRQSAAALGVSVMPVREAVSRLVADGVLEVAPTRAIRVPIMTAQDFQALAETRMAVEGMAAARAAERRSEPELGAIRRAEAAFRREAASAQPDSTLAVRLNRDLHFAIYAACGLEPLHAIIARLWLKAGPVINLDLRAHPERLLQGFALRRHAEALAAIEARDGAAAAAALAADIREAADFILSRGGLRDA; encoded by the coding sequence ATGAGTTCCATGTCGGCCCTGGCCGAATTACCCCAGCTCGAGCGGCGCACCCTCGCCGACACCGCGTACGAGGCCCTATCGGACCTGCTTGCGTCCGGCCGACTCGCTCCCGGCGACCGGTTGTCCCTGCGCCAGAGCGCGGCGGCGCTCGGCGTCTCCGTGATGCCGGTGCGCGAGGCGGTGAGCCGCCTCGTCGCCGACGGCGTCCTGGAGGTGGCCCCGACCCGGGCGATCCGGGTGCCGATCATGACGGCGCAGGATTTCCAGGCGCTGGCCGAGACCCGCATGGCCGTCGAGGGCATGGCCGCGGCGCGCGCCGCGGAGCGCCGGAGCGAACCGGAACTCGGCGCGATCCGACGGGCCGAGGCGGCGTTCCGCCGGGAGGCCGCATCCGCGCAGCCGGACAGCACCCTGGCCGTCCGGCTCAACCGCGACCTGCACTTCGCGATCTACGCGGCCTGCGGACTGGAGCCTCTGCACGCGATCATCGCCCGGCTGTGGCTGAAGGCCGGCCCGGTCATCAACCTGGACCTGCGCGCACATCCGGAACGGCTGCTCCAGGGGTTCGCCCTGCGCCGGCATGCCGAGGCGCTGGCGGCGATCGAGGCGCGGGACGGTGCCGCTGCCGCCGCCGCCCTGGCCGCGGACATTCGCGAGGCGGCCGACTTCATCCTATCCCGCGGAGGGCTGCGGGACGCATAG
- a CDS encoding SDR family oxidoreductase, with product MDLGIAGLRVLVTAGAAGIGRGIVDAFLEEGARVFACDIDQEALAALPGAVGRCRTDVADRDAVGTMMAAAVEHLGGLDVLVNNAGIAGPTGRVEEIAPEEWDRCLTVCLTSQFNCARLAVPHLRASSNGSIVNLSSAAGKFGFGLRSPYAAAKWGVIGFTKSLAIELGEAGIRVNAILPGLVAGDRQRRVLEAKAQQQGTSFAEMEARAFSFVSVKDYVTARQLADQILLLCSPRGQTISGQAIAIDGDTRMLS from the coding sequence ATGGATCTCGGAATCGCCGGCCTGCGCGTGCTCGTGACCGCGGGCGCCGCTGGAATCGGACGCGGCATCGTCGACGCCTTCCTCGAGGAAGGCGCGCGGGTCTTCGCCTGCGACATCGACCAGGAGGCCCTGGCCGCCCTTCCCGGGGCGGTCGGGCGCTGCCGGACCGACGTCGCCGACCGGGACGCGGTCGGCACCATGATGGCGGCAGCGGTCGAGCATCTCGGCGGCCTCGACGTGCTCGTCAACAACGCCGGCATCGCCGGGCCGACCGGGCGTGTCGAGGAGATCGCCCCGGAGGAATGGGACCGCTGCCTGACGGTCTGCCTGACCAGCCAGTTCAACTGCGCGCGCCTTGCGGTGCCCCACCTGCGCGCGAGCAGCAACGGCTCGATCGTCAACCTGTCATCGGCGGCCGGAAAGTTCGGCTTCGGCCTGCGCAGCCCCTACGCGGCGGCGAAATGGGGCGTGATCGGCTTCACCAAGTCCCTCGCGATCGAGCTGGGCGAGGCGGGCATCCGGGTGAACGCGATCCTACCCGGGCTGGTGGCCGGCGACCGGCAGCGCCGGGTCCTCGAGGCCAAGGCGCAGCAGCAGGGCACGAGCTTTGCCGAGATGGAGGCGCGCGCCTTCTCGTTCGTGTCGGTGAAGGACTACGTCACGGCCCGGCAGCTCGCCGACCAGATCCTGCTGCTGTGCTCGCCGCGGGGCCAGACGATCTCCGGGCAGGCGATCGCCATCGACGGCGACACGCGGATGTTGTCCTGA
- a CDS encoding SDR family oxidoreductase produces the protein MRLAGKTALVTAAGQGIGQASVLALAREGAQVLATDVRADALGTFEGVANVTTAPLDVLDRAQIEALAGGLDRIDVLFNCAGYVHAGTVLDASDADFDFAVNLNVRSQFWTIRAVLPRMLEAGAGSIVNMASVAGSLRGLPNRFVYGLTKAAVIGLTKSVAADYVGRGIRCNCICPGTVDTPSLADRINAFDDPVEARKAFIARQPMGRLATAEEIAPLVVFLASDEAAFVTGQSYSIDGGMTI, from the coding sequence ATGCGTCTCGCGGGCAAGACAGCATTGGTCACGGCCGCCGGCCAGGGCATCGGCCAGGCGAGCGTCCTGGCGCTGGCGCGCGAGGGCGCGCAGGTGCTGGCCACCGACGTCCGGGCCGACGCACTCGGAACCTTCGAGGGCGTAGCCAACGTCACCACCGCGCCCCTCGACGTGCTCGACCGGGCGCAGATCGAGGCCTTGGCCGGCGGGCTGGACCGGATCGACGTGCTGTTCAACTGCGCGGGCTACGTCCATGCCGGCACGGTGCTCGATGCCAGCGACGCGGATTTCGACTTCGCGGTGAATCTCAACGTCCGGTCGCAGTTCTGGACGATCCGCGCGGTCCTGCCACGGATGCTCGAGGCTGGCGCCGGGAGTATCGTCAACATGGCGAGCGTCGCCGGCTCCCTGCGTGGGCTGCCGAACCGCTTCGTCTACGGGCTGACGAAGGCCGCGGTGATCGGCCTGACCAAGTCGGTGGCGGCGGATTACGTGGGCCGCGGCATCCGCTGCAACTGCATCTGCCCCGGCACCGTCGACACGCCCTCGCTTGCGGACCGGATCAACGCGTTCGACGATCCCGTGGAGGCCCGCAAGGCCTTCATCGCCCGCCAGCCCATGGGTCGGCTGGCGACGGCCGAGGAGATCGCCCCGCTGGTGGTGTTCTTGGCGAGCGACGAGGCCGCCTTCGTGACCGGCCAGAGCTATTCCATCGACGGTGGCATGACGATCTGA